AGTGCGCTTAGCTGTTTGTTGTTATTTTGCGCATAGGTTTGTACTAAAACATTTGCCGTGGTATCCTGCAGTATAAGTGGGTTAATAGCAGGCATGCCTTCATCTTTGTTATAACTTAGCTTGGTACCGTTTTTGCCTTTACTGCTAACCGCTTGCAGTATAAATTTAGCCGTATCGGTAAATATCAGGTTGGTAAATTTAAAGTCGCCTTTGTTGTTTGTTGTCTCGCTTAACATGCCGCCTTTTTGGGGTATAAGGGATATAGTGCCTTTATCAAGTGGTTTATCATATAAGTTGCGTGCGTTTCCGTTTACTTGCAAAGCTTTTTCGGGCTGGTAAGCTATTGCAGCGGGTTCATTGTTCAAGATTTGTTTCCATTCAAATCTCCTGTAACCGTGGGTAAGCATCACCAGGTCCAGGTCATGTTTAACAAGCTCTGTAGCGTTAGTAAAATAATAATTAGGTTGCTCAATGTAGCCTTTCAAGTCAGCTGTGAGCAATAACTCCGTTAAAATAGTATGCTCGCTGCTTTTGTTTACGGGTATCTTATCTTCATCCATAACCGATACCGAAAAGCTGCCCTTTGCCGGTAGCCCTGCGCGGGTAGTAGCGTTTAAATTAATATCTATCTTTTCCTGCGGATTGTAAACTAACTTATCGCTGTTAACTTTTAGACTTAACTGGTCGTATTTCTGCACAAATATCAACCGCTCGCCCAATGGCTCGTTATCAGCCGAAAACAGCGTGATGGTTGCTATACCAGTATTTAAGCGCCTTTTCATGATGTAAAGGTTTGTAACAGCGCTATCCAAACTGTATTTAACTGATGTAGCTTTGCCACCGGAGTATATTACAAGTGTATAGTCTTTATTGCGATTAGCGGCTAAATAAGCAGCGTTGGCCTTTATGCTTACCGTTGCCTGCGCTATCGAATCGTTGTTTACAGATAGCACCAATCCGCTTGATTGTATAGCAGGCATATCAACCAGGCTATGCTGCCCATTGGCGTAAGTTAAAATAGCGCGGTAGGTTTTATGTTCGGCGGGGGTAAAATAAAAGCCGCCCATGCCTAAGTGCGACGATGTAAATTTGGCCACCTGCCTGTTATCATCATCGGTTATTACACCCTTTACATCCAACCCCAAACCATTGCCGCCAATTGCCTTAAAAGCTACAAAAGAGTTAACGCCAGCCACTAAATTACCACCTTCGGGAAAGAAAGTGATATCGGCTTGTCCTGCCCGCTGCATATTGCTGTTTGGTATCGTCCGGTTTCCTCCTATGGGTATAATTCGCTCAAAAAAGGTCGGGTCAGCATCATTACGCATCCACTGGGTATAGGCCCTTATGCGGTAGTTACCCATATATACGGTGTCAGGTAAATCAAAATCACCCCAGGCTACGCCATTGATCAGCTGTAGTTTTATCGACTTATCTATTTTATTAAGCGGATTTATAAGATCGACATGCAGCACCCCGCTTATTGTAGACGGTTGGTGACGTTCGCCCATGGTAACATAGGCTTTAAAGTATATGGTATCGCTGGCTGCATAATAAGGTTTATCAAAATGCAGATATGCTTTTTCCGTTGCAGGCAGGTTAAGCAGTGCCTTAAATATGGGGGTGTTTGCTTTTATAGCTGAGGTATCTGATTGCGCAATAGCAATAGTTATGGGTAATAACCAAACAAATAACAATAAGGATTTTTTGCGCATAAAGCGGCCGGTTATAATTGTTGTATAAATATACCAATAACCACAAATAAAAAAAGCCTGTCGGGCGACAGGCTTTTACTTTATACTTTCGACTTAATTACTGCCCTTGCGCCAGGGTATAACCAATTTTGCCGTCAAACTTCATCAGGAACTCAACCGAGCACACTTTAAAATCCTCCGACAGGTCGGCAGCTATGTGCAATATTTCTTTTTGGGTAATGGTAGTGCCGTCCTTTTTCTCAAAACGAATGCGGTATTCGTTCACCAATTCGGTAAATATCGATCCGGTTGGCCACACCTGCGTACCACGGTTTGATATCATCACCAACTGAAAGTTATCGGTTTGTTTGCGTTGTGCAAGTTCGGCCAATTCGTTTGGCTGTTTGCTCGATTCTACAAACACATCCACCCCTACCATTTCTTCGGTAGTAGTAGTGCTGGTAACGGTTAGTTTATTTTTAAGCGGATGGTCGTGGTTAGCTTTAACTTCCATGTCCGGCTGGCCAATAACCGCGCCTTTAGCAGGTATGCGGCCTAAGTTGCCTATCACCGCATCAGCAAAACCTTCGGTATTGGCGGCTGCTGTAGCTTTATCGCCGAAATCGCCTGTGTGTATGCCTTGCTCTAAGGTGTAAAGTAAAGCGTTCTCGATATTGGCAGCGGCAGTAGTAAAACCTAAATAGCGCAGCATTAATATACCCGATAGCAATAAAGCGGTAGGGTTAGCAATACCACGGCCTGCAATATCAGGCGCGGTACCATGTACGGCTTCAAATATGGATATGTTATCGCCAATGTTGGCCGATGGTGCAAAGCCCAGGCCGCCTACTAAACCGGCACAAAGGTCAGATACGATATCGCCCTGCAGGTTGGTTAATACAATAGCCTGGAACATTTCGGGCCTCGATACCAGCTTCATGCACAAATCATCTACAATAATATCTGATGATTCGATATCCGGGTATTCTTTGGCTATCTCTTTAAAAGTCTCTAAAAACAAACCATCGGTTAGTTTCATGATGTTGGCTTTATGCCCGCAAGCCAGCTTGGTGTAGCCCTTGCGGCGTGCCATTTCAAAAGCGTAGCGTATTACCTGCGCGCTGCCCGGCCGGGTAATAATACGGCGGCCAACAGCAACATCGTTGGTTAGCAAGTGCTCGATGCCGCCGTAAGTATCTTCAATATTTTCGCGAACGATGGTTAAGTTAATAGGTATACCTGCTTTTGAAAAAACAGTATCAACCCCATTTAACGACCTAAAATCGCGTTGGTTAGCATAGGTGTTCCAAACTTTACGTGCGGTTACATTTATACTTTTTACACCCTTGCCTTTCGGGGTTTCCATAGGGCCCTTAAATAATAGGCCAAGGCGTTCGATGGTTTCTTTTGCCTGCGCGGTCATGCCGGTGGAGTGGCCTGCATCAAAGTAAGATTTCCCCATTTCTACATACTCATAATCGAGCTGTACATTTGCGGCTTCAAATATGCGAAGGACGGCGGCCATTATCTCGGGCCCTATACCGTCGCCTTTGGCAACTGCTATCTTTGTTTTCATATAAATAGTTGTGGTAGGTAAAAAACGGTGCAAAGGTAGGGTTTTTAAGCCTCTTTTTACACCCTTAAATGCTAATTAGCTGAGCTTTTTGACATTTAAATGCATTGTTTACAGCAAATATTTTGCCCGTTTTATAAGATGGAATTCGCAATGGGCTTTTTAAAAGATTTAGGTTAAATTTGCAGCACTACAATGAAAGCATTTTACGGCGATTTACGATTAGGAATTTTAGGCGGCGGCCAGTTGGGCCGTATGCTTATACAACAGGCAATTAATTATAATGTTACCGTTAAGGTACTTGACCCCGACCGCGAGGCGCCCTGCCGCCGCCTTTGCAACGAATTTGTTGTGGGGAGTTTAAGCGATTACGAGACTGTTTACAACTTTGGTAAAAAGGTAGACCTGCTTACCATTGAAATAGAAAAGGTAAATGTGGATGCACTGGAGCAGCTTGAAAAAGAAGGTGTGGTGGTTTACCCGCAATCGCGCATAATAAGGCTGATACAGGATAAAGGCCTGCAAAAACAGTTTTTTAAAGAGAATGAGATACCTACTGCCGAGTTTCAGGTGATATCATCCGCACAGCAGTTAAAAGAGAGCCATATACCGTTCCCCTACATACAAAAACTTCGCCGCGACGGCTATGATGGCAAAGGTGTGTACAAGGTATTAGATGAAAGCTATTTAAAAAATGCCTTTACCGAACCCAGCCTGATTGAGCGGATGATAGATTTTGAAAAAGAGATTGGTGTAATAGTAGCCCGTAACGAAAACGGCGAGGTAAAAACCTTCCCGCTGGTTGAGATGGAGTTTAACCCCGAAGCCAATTTGGTTGAGTTTTTAATATCGCCATCTACCCTACCCTTTGAGATACAACAGGAAGCTGAAAGCATAGCCAAAAAAATAGCAGAAACTTTAAATATAGTAGGCTTGTTAGCCGTAGAGCTATTTTTAGATAAAAGCGGTAAGATACTGGTAAACGAACTTGCCCCGCGCCCGCATAACAGCGGCCACCAAAGTATTGAGGGTAACGTTGTATCGCAATTTGAGCAGCATTTAAGGGCCATATTTAACCAACCACTGGGCGACACTACCTGCCGAAGCAATGCCATAATGGTAAACGTTTTAGGCGAAGCCGGCTATGAGGGCCCCGCCATTTACCAGGGGATAGAAAAAATATTAAAATGTGATGGGGTGTATGTACACCTTTACGGCAAGGCCCTAACCAAGCCCTTCCGTAAAATGGGCCATGTAACCATTGTAGATAACGACAGGGAAAAAGCGATTGAGAAGGCAAGATATGTGCAGGAGACGCTTAGGGTGATAGCGTAAGTGATGGCTGAACTTAAGCTTTATAAATCGCGTTGGAAGGCTATTAAATTGCTCTTTTTGGCATCACCATTTATCGCATTTGGTTTATATGAAATACTCTATGAACATGGTGGAACCAACCCGATTATGGCTTGGTTAGCTGTATGCTTTTTTGGTTTAGCAATTCCCATCAGCTTATTTATGCTACTAGATCAACGACCGGAAATTATAATCGATGAAAGAGGACTTTTCAGTCGATCCTCTTACGGTTTGTTTGAAAAAAAGCCAAACAGAGGATTTGTTGAATGGCAGGAGATTAAAGATACATATATTGTAAAGCAGCCTGTCGGTTGGAGATTTACCACCGGAACCCATAAATATATCTGTATAAAACTCACAGAGACTGCTAAAAAGACTAACAACAAATATTCAAAGCAAAATGCTGTTTCAAAGTTCTATAATTTAGGTGATTTTTGCATACCATTACTTACTCTTAACGTTAACGAAAACAATTTGAATGACTTTATCAAAGCAATGCTAGCTAGCGATTTGTCAAAAAAAATAAACTTGATACAAAATACAAAACTATGAACCAACCCCAACCAAAGATCGCCATTATAATGGGCAGCAAGTCGGATTTAAACATTATGCAGGATGCTGCGGATGTTTTGAAAGAACTGGGCGTTGATTACGAGATCACCGTTGTATCGGCCCACCGCACTCCCGACAGGATGTTTACTTACGCCCGTGCCGCTGCCGGCCGTGGCATAAAGGTAATTATTGCTGGTGCCGGTGGCGCAGCGCATTTACCGGGTATGGTGGCCTCGTTAACGCATTTGCCCGTTATTGGCGTCCCTGTTAAATCAAGCAATTCTATTGATGGCTGGGATTCTATCCTATCTATATTACAAATGCCTAACGGCATACCTGTAGCAACCGTTGCCCTAAATGCCGCAAAAAACGCGGGTATTTTAGCCGCTCAAATACTGTCAACAGCTGATGAGGCATTAGTAGCTAATTTGATCGCGTTTAAAGAAAAGCTAAAACAAGTGGTTGAGCAATCGGCTAAGGATATGGAGTCTTAATCCCAGGGCAAATCTAAAATCGTAAGTCTACAATCGTAAATCAATTTAACATCGGGTTTTCGGGGAAGTTGGCAATGTGGGCATACCGCTGGCCAAGGTTTATCACTGCCTCTTTCCACAAATTGTGCTCGTTGTTGCTAAATACGGTATCTATATCAAACTTATTGGCTACTATCCAGGCGTCTTCGCGCAATTCGTCGTCTAACTGGCCCGGTGTCCAGCCGCTGTAGCCGGTAAAAAATTTAATTTCATCCTCTTTCAACTGGTAGTTGGTTATCAGTTCCTTTATCTGCTCAAAATTTCCGCCCCAGTAAATGCCATCCCAAATTTCTATACCGTCGGCAATTTTTTCGGGGCAGCGGTGTATATAGTGCAGGGTATTGGGTGCAACCGGCCCCCCTTCGTAAACCGGAATTTCGGAATAAGATACATCAGGTAAAATATCACCCAGTAAATATTCGGTTTGATGGTTGAGTATAAAACCCATAGCACCTGCCTCAGAATACTCTGTTAGCAGTATTACCGACCTTTTAAAATTAGGATCGGGCATAAATGGTTCTGATATAAGCAAGCGCCCCGCGGCAGCCGAAATTTGACTTAACATACAGTTGTAATTTACTTAAATAACGCCAAATGTAAAAATATGTTCATTATCACTTAAAATGAAGCTTGTAACAATATATACGGTATAATAAATTTGTAAGTTTGCGTTGATGGACCAGAAAGATATTGAAAATTTACGACAGGACTACACCGCAGCCTCGCTTAGCGAAACCGATGTAGATGCCAACCCTATACGCCAGTTTGATAAATGGTTCAACGAAGCCATTAATTACAAGGTGCACGAGCCTAACGCCATGACCCTGGCAACGGCAACACACGATGGCAGGCCATCGGCCAGGATAGTGCTGCTAAAGGGCTTTAGCGACGATGGCTTTAAGTTTTACACCAACTATTTAAGCCGCAAAGGTAAAGAGATAAGCAAGAACCCATTAGGCGCCCTTATTTTTTACTGGGGCGATATGGAACGCCAGATACGTATTGAAGGCACCATTGATAAATTGGATAAAGATTATTCGGAGAAGTATTTCCACTCGCGCCCTAAGCTTAGCCAGATAGGTGCCATGGCATCGCCGCAAAGCCAGGAAATACCCGGCCGCGAAGCCTTAGAACAACGTATGGCTGCATTAGAGTTAGAGTATGCAGATACGGATGTTCCTAAACCATCTTTTTGGGGTGGCTATGTGTTGCGCCCACGCATGATAGAATTTTGGCAGGGACGCGGCAGCCGCCTGCACGATAGGATAGTTTATAAGAAAACCGATAATAAAAACTGGAAAATTGTACGCCTGGCGCCATGAGTTTTGACGATATTAAATTATTGCTTACGGATAAATTTGGCGAGGCTGTTGTGCTGGGCGAAGAACGCACCGGCATGCAACCTGCCCTACTCATCGCTCCGGATAGGATAGCCGATGTGTGCCTGGAACTACGCAATAACCCCAAAACATATTTCGATTTTTTATCGTGCCTAACCGGTATGGATTATGGTGTGGATGATGGCCGCTTCGGCGTAGTTTATCACTTGGCATCTATACCTTACCATTTACAGCTAACATTAAAAGTAAGCAGGCTGAATGACCGCAATGAGGATAATTTACCTTCGTTCCCCAGTGTTTCGGGTGTTTACCGCACGGCTGATTGGCACGAGCGCGAAGCTTATGACCTGGTAGGGATATTTTTTGAAGGCCACCCCGATCTACGCAGAATTTTATTGCCTGATGATTGGGAAGGATACCCATTACGTAAAGATTACCAGGCTGCAGAATATTATAAAGGAATAAAAATTGATTAAGATATAATCATGAAGCGTCATTGCTTAGTACCTCGCAATGACGGAAAGAAAAATAGATTGGAAACAACTTCTAAATACAACGAAGCCTTACAAAGTTATCACAAAAAGATAGCCGAAGCATCTGTGGAAGATATGGTGCTGAACATGGGTCCGCAGCACCCATCAACGCATGGTGTTTTGCGGCTGGAGTTGATAACCGATGGCGAGATAGTAAAAGAGGTTATCCCCCATGTTGGTTACCTTCATCGCTGTTTTGAAAAACATGCCGAATCGCTTACTTATCAGCAAACCATCCCCTTTACCGATAGGTTAGACTACCTGGCATCAATGAACAACAGCCACGCCTGGGTAATGGGCGTCGAAAAAATGCTGGGTATTGATAAGGATATCCCAAAACGTGTAGAGTATATACGCGTATTGGTTTGCGAACTTAACCGTATCGCATCGCACCTGATAGCTATTGGCACTTACGGTATTGATATAGGCGCCTTTACCCCTTTTTTGTGGTGTTTTAGAGATCGCGAACATGTAATGGGTATGTTGGAATGGGCCTCAGGCTCGCGCATGCTATATAATTATATATGGGTGGGCGGTTTGTTTTACGATTTGCCGGTTGGTTTTGAAGAACGCTGTCGCGAGTTTGTAGAATACTTTAAACCAAAAATGGTTGAGCTTAACCAATTGCTTACCGATAACCAGATATTTATCAATCGTACGGCTAATGTAGGCGTATTGCCATTAGATGTAGCCATTAACTGCGGCTGCAGCGGCCCGGTGCTGCGTGGTTCGGGCTTAAAGTACGATTTGCGACGTATTGATAACTATTCGGTTTACCCAGAACTTGAATTTGATGTACCGATAGGTACAGGCGCTATGGGCACCACCGGCGATTGCTGGGACCGTTATAAGGTTAGGGTTGATGAGATTGACCAATCGTTAAGAATGGTTGAGCAATGCCTTGACCGCCTGCAAAAAGAGTTAAAACGTACCCCTGATTTTGACCCGCGTGCCAAACTGCCGCGCAAAATAACCCCCAAGGCGCAAGATTACTATGCCCGCTGCGAAGGCGCCAAAGGCGAGCTAGGCTTTTACTTTGTAGCCGATGGCCGTACCGAAGTACCCTTTCGTGCTAAAGCACGGGGGCCAAGCTTTAATAACCTGTCTGTACTGCCCGAAATATCTAAAGGCGTTATGATAGCCGACCTAATAGCAATAATTGGCTCTATCGACTTTGTGTTGGGCGAGGTGGATAGATAGTTAAACCCTATAACAAAAAAAGAGACGCAATTACTTGCGTCTCTTTTCATTATAAAGTAATTGTGATTTTACTGATTATATACTTTTACCATAAACACGTAATTGCTAAGCTTTTTAATTTGCTGCGTACGGCTTAAGTTGGCAAGGGTGTTTTTACTATTGATGCTTAACGTTTTGGTTAAAGAATCGGTAGGGATATTTTCAATAGCTTTTAGCAGGTAGTTTGATTTTACAGCAAAGGCCGCGCTTGATGCCTGGGTTTGTTTACCGCTTATAATACCAATAATATTACCCTTAGCATCTAACAAAGGGCCGCCGCTATTGCCCGGGTTAACCGGTACAGACACCTCGTATTCGGTAGTATCGTTATGGAAACCAATTGACGAAGTAAGCGCGCCGGGGCCAAATTTGATCACGTCGCCGGGATAGCCTAAAGTGTAAACATCTTCACCAAGGTCGCCTTTAGTTTTCCTGAAACTGTATGGTACCGGGCCAAGGTTTTTAAATTCAGGGTCGTTAATTTGCAGGATAGCTACATCATACTCCGGCTCGGTGTAAATTACTTTGGTGTGGAATGATTCGCCATCGCTGTTTTGTACGTACACCGAATCTGCACCATTAACCACATGCAAGTTGGTAACAATATAGCCGTTACCGGTAAGGGCAAAGCCTGTCCCCCTAAATTTCGCAGTAATTACAGGGCCGGTAGTTTTAGTTGACTTAATTTTATTGCCAAGTTCGTCTTGTTTTTTACCGATATTGGCAACTTCCTGCTTTAACTGCTGGTAGCGCGGGTCGCGGTTACTCAGGTCGCCGGTAAAATAAAGCGTAAGTAAAGTGGCAAATATAGCTATAGATGCCGCCACCGATATTTTTGAGTGATGATTACGCCACAATTGTACCACCCATGATGGATGCACCATCAGGTTGTCTTTTAATGTGTGTACATCAATTTCGTCATGTATCTCGTTTAGCCTTGTTTCAAGCGATAAGCGTTCGCCGTATTGCTTTAACAGGCCTGTAAAATGTTTGTGCTCGGTTATTTTAGCATCAATAGTAGCATCCTTTTTACGCAATGCTTCAAATTGCTCGCGCTCACCGGCGGTCATTTCACCATCCAGGTAACGCTCTATTGTTTCTAAAAATTCGTCTCTCATATAAATACCCTTCCTAATTTACTGCTGAAAAAATAGTTTTTTCAGCCTTTGCAAACATTTGTATTTCTGCGTCTTTGCGTTATCAGCATTGGTATAGCCAAACCGCTCGCATATATCCTGCATAGATTTGCTGTGCATATAAAAATCTTCCATAATAGTTTTACAGGGTTCGCCTAATAATTTAAGCGCGTCTGCCATTTTGTTTAGCTGTATATCCCTGTCATGATGTGCTTCTACTTCATCCTCAACAAGTAAAAACTCCTGAAAATCCTTTATATCGCCCCCGTAGCGGTTCATTTGCTTAAGCCTTTTTAGCCACAAACGCCTGCAAACCGAGTATATATAGGTTTTAAGTTTACTGCTTAACTCAAAATCGCCCCGTTTTATCTTATTATAAAGAACTATAATCGCTTCCTGATAAATATCTTTTGCTTCATCCTCGTCGCCGTTGTTGTTAATAACCAACTGCAATACCATTGGGAAATAAGCCAGATATAACTTCTTTAAAACACTGTCAGAGTTGTTAAGTATCCCAATGATCACTTCACTATCTGCCGGTATTTCCACGTTTAACTGATTATTCACTACTTAATACTTTTTATACCGAATTGTAACCCAATAATATAAATTATTTTTTTGCCCCAATAAGCATGCTTACCAAATGTAGGTTAACAGCCTATTATGAGGGCTGCAATATCGTGCAATTAATTGAGAGATTACAGCGGCATTGATTTTGTTAATAGTGTTATTAATACTTTAATATTTCAACCATGAAAAACTTATTTAAAACATTAATTATAGGGGCGGCAATCACCGTGTCGTTTGCTGCGTGCTCAGGTCACGGTTCAAATGCGGCTCCTGATAGCGCGAAAGACGAATCTGCAACACCAAACTCGTCAAAGTTAGACACTACAGCCGGGGTAGCTGGCGCAAATGGCTCGGCAATGCCTGCAGATAGCGGACCCGACCATTCAGGCTCGGGTGGTACGGCTAGTACTAAAAGACCGCCGCGTTAAAAAAAGCCCCGTAACCGGGGCTTTTTTTATGAATTACACTTAAACAGGCCGTTTTAAATAAAAAAAAGATAATATTTTATTTAAAAATATATAAAAACCTCAATTAAACTTATCATATTAGTAGCCAATTGGTTATATATCTATTATCGTGTAGCTGATCAAGCAAAAAACAGGTTAAAATTTAACATCAAGAAAGTTTTTTAAAAACACATGGGTTACCTTTTAACGATATACGTATTAACAACAAAGAGAAATAAATCAATCACAAATTAATAAAACACAAAAACATGAAAAATTCATTCAAAGTTGCTTTTTTAGCTTTAGCTATCGCGGTTTCTGCTGCTGCTTGTAAAGGTTCTGGTTCTGGTGCTGCTGCTGATTCAGCTGCTGCAGATTCAACTCAAAAAGATACTACTGTTGTAGTTGATACTGCTAAGAAAGATACTACTGCTGTAGTTGACACAACTAAAAAAGACACAGTTAAAAAATAATTTAACCTAACCGGTTAATTTTAAAGATTACATCGTTAATTTTTTAAGTTTTTTAATTTTAAAGGGTAACCTGAATTTTTTTAAAAAAATTGGGTTACCTTTTTTTGTTTTTGGTATTAATACCTGAAAACTATTAAATCACTTAAAAAAAACACAAATGAAAAATTCTTTCAAAATTGCTTTTTTAGCATTAGCTATCGCAGTTTCTGCTGCTGCTTGTAAAGGTTCTGGTTCTGGTTCAGCTACTGATTCAGCTGCTGCTGATTCAGCAAAGATGGATACATCTGCAAAGATGGATACCGCTGCTAAAATGGACACAGCTAAAATGGATACAGCTAAAATGGACACCGCTAAAAAAATGTAATCTTACTTTTTTTAAAAAAGGCCCCTGGTTTACCGGGGGCTTTTTTTTTGCTTAAAAATCGCTATAAAAACATTTTCACATCTGTTTGTTTATTGCTGAAACTAATACAATGAAATACGCCGACTGGAATAACCTAAATGAAGATGAAAAGAAAAACCTGCATTGGAGGCATCATCCGCGTATACGAATAGCTACTATATTCTCGGTACTGTTTGCCATAGCTTTTGCGGTTATTATGCTGCGGGTGCTTCAAAACCGAAGGATACATGTAAACCGCAAGCCAAACGCAAAAGAGGCTTTTGCTATCGCAAAGGCATTTGTAAAAGATAAGGTGAGACAACCAGGGTCGGCTGCGTTTCCAAAAAACAATTTTCGATCAATTATTGATACTGCCAACAACTCCTACAATATTTCGTCTACTGTAAATCAGCAGGATAGCAGCGGTAAGTTTGTTAAAACTCCCTGGCAGGTTAAACTTGCCTACACCGGTGGCGACTGGGCCGATAAAAGCAGTTGGAAATTAGTTAATATAAGCCTGGAAAAACAAAGCAAATAAAAAAAGATCGTTTGGTTTAAAACGATCTTCAATTTTTTATACGGATGTTGCCATTATTGCCTCCCTCTGAAAGCAGAAATAAGCCATATAATAAGTAGTATTACTACAATTACTGAAATGATGCCGACAGCGGCCCCGGCTTTAAATATGCCACCAATAACAGAACATCCGCTAAGGGCTACAACAGCCATTACTAATACTAATAAATTTAATTTTTTCATCGGTTAGATTATAATATTTACGATAAAAAAATAAATGCAATAATTATACCCTTTTTTAGAGCAGTAAATTAGTATCAGATTCTTCGGTTTCTATGTTTCTGTTTGGCAAAAATTGTACAGCAATTAATACAATCAACATCGGAAGCAAACTTAGTGGTATAAGTTCTTCTAAAATTAAGATGAGCTTCATTAGGGGTAATTTTTAATGTAACAGTTTATAATTGTTTAAATTTCTTTACCTGCTCAAATGGAAATTTACTCATGGGGGATGGTGCAATTTATATAAGGTTTTAATAAAAAAAAATAATGTTGATAACTATTTTTAATTAAAAAAATAAGCTATCGATTAAGGTTTTATTGCCATCATAAAAAAACTTATTTAGCCTGCTAAATAAAAATGATATGTATTTTGTGCGGCGTTATGACAAACCCTGACCTGCTGCTTTCTTTAAACCATGTAAACGTTAAATTTTTAAATAAGTTATTGTTCGATAATTTATTTTTTGCC
This portion of the Inquilinus sp. KBS0705 genome encodes:
- a CDS encoding sigma-70 family RNA polymerase sigma factor, with translation MNNQLNVEIPADSEVIIGILNNSDSVLKKLYLAYFPMVLQLVINNNGDEDEAKDIYQEAIIVLYNKIKRGDFELSSKLKTYIYSVCRRLWLKRLKQMNRYGGDIKDFQEFLLVEDEVEAHHDRDIQLNKMADALKLLGEPCKTIMEDFYMHSKSMQDICERFGYTNADNAKTQKYKCLQRLKKLFFQQ
- a CDS encoding phosphatidate cytidylyltransferase, whose translation is MKKLNLLVLVMAVVALSGCSVIGGIFKAGAAVGIISVIVVILLIIWLISAFRGRQ